In a single window of the Methanocella sp. genome:
- a CDS encoding SIMPL domain-containing protein, with protein MGYKKGLLFGLGAIAALAIILAIMGSASADDTPLAASKDKTVSVTGTGSVYATPDIAKFSTGVVTEADTSADAMQKNAQLMDSVVSAIKRAGIPDKDIRTGRISLEPVYNYYSQPSGSTEKPKIVGYSATNTVTVTIRDLSKVGATIDAATNAGANKVNGVSFELSDELASSVYKQALTKAVADGVDKAKTIGDAAGTGSLALKSITESGTYYPQPVYMDFAASGDVKAAAVPTPVSPGEQKIQATVTMVYTFV; from the coding sequence ATGGGATACAAAAAAGGGCTTCTATTCGGCCTGGGAGCGATCGCGGCCCTGGCCATCATACTGGCGATCATGGGCAGCGCCTCGGCCGACGATACGCCTCTCGCGGCCAGTAAGGATAAGACGGTCTCCGTCACGGGCACCGGTTCCGTCTATGCCACTCCGGACATCGCGAAGTTCAGCACGGGCGTCGTTACCGAGGCGGACACGTCCGCGGACGCGATGCAAAAGAACGCGCAGCTCATGGATTCGGTCGTGAGCGCGATCAAAAGGGCGGGCATTCCCGATAAGGACATCAGGACCGGGCGCATTTCGCTGGAGCCGGTCTATAATTATTATTCTCAGCCCTCGGGGTCAACGGAAAAGCCTAAGATCGTCGGCTACAGTGCGACGAATACCGTGACGGTGACCATCCGGGACCTGTCGAAGGTGGGCGCGACCATCGATGCCGCGACGAACGCGGGCGCGAACAAGGTGAACGGCGTGTCCTTCGAGCTTTCGGACGAGCTGGCCTCCAGCGTGTATAAACAGGCCCTGACAAAGGCCGTCGCGGATGGCGTCGATAAGGCGAAGACCATCGGCGATGCCGCAGGCACGGGCTCGCTGGCGCTGAAGTCGATAACCGAGTCGGGCACATACTATCCGCAGCCCGTCTACATGGACTTTGCCGCATCGGGCGACGTGAAGGCGGCCGCAGTGCCCACGCCCGTCTCGCCTGGCGAGCAGAAGATCCAGGCCACCGTCACGATGGTCTACACGTTCGTGTAG